A single region of the Streptomyces caelestis genome encodes:
- a CDS encoding DUF4184 family protein — MPFTLSHAAAVLPAVRIDGTGRGPLVPAVLVAGSFAPDMTYYAASVVSGAMEFGDVTHSFPGVCTVDVLIAWALVGLWLLVREPLVALLPWARQGRVSALVRCGVPRARVRPLLVLRWYVSAVLGALTHVVWDAFTHLDRWGMRLFPVLGREVAGSPLYWYLQYGGSAVAAVVIAVFVAQAVRRAPARVPVGVPVLSVRDRWLAGAVIGGFALVGAVQRASRWWAYWGSSAKPWEIVPTVCFGAGAGLVPALLLYAVGVRVWRPAPAPDQAPGGPDQVDDAEPSRSGAR, encoded by the coding sequence TTGCCGTTCACGCTGAGCCACGCGGCGGCCGTACTGCCCGCCGTACGCATCGACGGCACCGGCCGGGGCCCGCTGGTGCCCGCCGTGCTCGTGGCGGGCTCCTTCGCGCCCGACATGACCTACTACGCGGCGAGTGTGGTGTCCGGGGCGATGGAGTTCGGTGACGTCACGCACTCGTTCCCGGGTGTGTGCACGGTCGACGTGCTCATCGCCTGGGCGCTGGTGGGACTGTGGCTGCTGGTGCGCGAACCGCTGGTGGCGCTGCTGCCGTGGGCCCGGCAGGGGCGGGTTTCCGCGCTGGTGCGGTGCGGGGTGCCCCGTGCGCGTGTTCGGCCGTTGCTGGTGCTGCGGTGGTATGTGTCCGCGGTGCTCGGCGCGTTGACGCACGTCGTGTGGGACGCGTTCACGCATCTCGACCGGTGGGGGATGCGGCTGTTTCCGGTCCTGGGCCGGGAGGTGGCGGGCTCGCCGCTGTACTGGTACCTGCAGTACGGCGGTTCGGCGGTGGCCGCCGTCGTGATCGCCGTGTTCGTGGCACAGGCCGTGCGACGAGCGCCTGCGCGCGTGCCGGTGGGGGTCCCGGTGCTGTCGGTGCGGGACCGGTGGCTGGCGGGTGCGGTGATCGGCGGCTTCGCGCTGGTCGGGGCGGTGCAGCGGGCGTCGCGGTGGTGGGCCTACTGGGGTTCGAGCGCGAAACCGTGGGAGATCGTTCCGACGGTGTGCTTCGGAGCGGGCGCGGGGCTCGTCCCGGCGCTGCTGCTGTACGCCGTCGGAGTCAGGGTGTGGCGTCCGGCTCCGGCCCCGGACCAGGCCCCGGGCGGTCCTGACCAGGTCGATGACGCGGAGCCGAGCCGGTCGGGCGCTCGCTGA